DNA from Metabacillus flavus:
TTGATTAAACAGACAAAAACAGCAGCCGTCCCTTATGGAACGCCTGCTGTTTCAATGTTTATTCAGGATAATATATCACCATGCTGAGCCTTACCGGTTTGTCCCCGGAATTATGATAGCTGTGGGGGCCGTCGGCTTTGAAGCGAATGGAATCTCCGGCTTTAATGGTATGCTCCTGCTGCTTAATCTGAATGGTTAATTCTCCATCAAATACCGTAACGAATTCTTCAGTGCCCGGATTGTGGGATTCGGAGTCCAAATAGCCTTCCGGATCGATTTCAACTCGATAGACCTCAAAGCGCCGTTCATCATCAAAAGGGAAGTAGGGAAAAATCCGGTATCGTCC
Protein-coding regions in this window:
- a CDS encoding helix-turn-helix domain-containing protein → MEELNLVLAKNLKTIREQKKLSLERVAELTGVSKTMIGQIERGGSSPTITTVWKIANGLKVSFSSLIHEPQPDTEVVTKSSVNMLSIDNGRYRIFPYFPFDDERRFEVYRVEIDPEGYLDSESHNPGTEEFVTVFDGELTIQIKQQEHTIKAGDSIRFKADGPHSYHNSGDKPVRLSMVIYYPE